From Pseudomonas hefeiensis, one genomic window encodes:
- a CDS encoding acyl-CoA dehydrogenase, whose product MLPTEEQTQISDVARQFAQERLKPFAAEWDREHRFPKEAIAAMAELGFFGMLVPEQWGGCDTGYLTYAMAVEEIAAGDGACSTIMSVHNSVGCVPILKFGSDEQKAKFLTPLASGAILGAFALTEPQAGSDASSLKTRARLDGDHYVLNGCKQFITSGQNAGVVIVFAVTDPSAGKRGISAFIVPTDSPGYSVARVEDKLGQHASDTCQILFEDVRVPVGNRLGEEGEGYKIALANLEGGRVGIAAQSVGMARAAFEAARDYARERQSFGKPIIEHQAVAFRLADMATQIAVARQMVHYAAALRDNGQPALVQASMAKLFASEMAEKVCSMALQTLGGYGYLNDFPLERIYRDVRVCQIYEGTSDIQRMVISRNL is encoded by the coding sequence ATGCTCCCGACTGAAGAACAGACTCAAATCAGCGACGTGGCCCGGCAGTTCGCTCAGGAACGCTTGAAACCGTTCGCTGCCGAATGGGACCGTGAGCACCGTTTCCCGAAGGAAGCCATTGCTGCAATGGCCGAACTGGGCTTCTTCGGCATGCTCGTGCCGGAGCAGTGGGGCGGTTGCGACACGGGTTACCTGACTTATGCCATGGCCGTGGAAGAGATCGCTGCCGGCGACGGGGCGTGCTCGACCATCATGAGCGTGCACAACTCGGTGGGCTGCGTGCCGATCCTCAAGTTCGGCAGCGATGAGCAGAAAGCCAAATTCCTTACCCCCCTGGCCAGCGGTGCGATTCTCGGTGCCTTTGCGCTGACCGAGCCTCAGGCCGGTTCGGACGCCAGCAGTCTCAAGACCCGGGCACGGTTGGACGGTGACCACTACGTGCTCAATGGTTGCAAGCAGTTCATCACCTCCGGGCAGAACGCCGGGGTGGTGATTGTGTTTGCGGTGACCGATCCGAGCGCCGGCAAGCGTGGCATCAGTGCGTTCATCGTGCCCACCGATTCGCCGGGCTACAGCGTGGCGCGGGTCGAAGACAAGCTGGGCCAGCACGCCTCCGACACCTGCCAGATCCTGTTCGAGGATGTCCGTGTTCCAGTGGGCAACCGTTTGGGAGAGGAGGGCGAGGGCTACAAGATCGCCCTGGCGAACCTGGAAGGCGGGCGGGTTGGTATTGCGGCGCAGTCAGTGGGCATGGCGCGCGCGGCGTTCGAAGCGGCCCGCGACTATGCTCGCGAGCGGCAAAGTTTCGGCAAGCCGATCATCGAGCACCAGGCCGTGGCGTTTCGTCTGGCGGACATGGCGACCCAGATCGCCGTGGCGCGGCAAATGGTCCATTACGCCGCGGCTCTGCGCGACAACGGCCAACCGGCGTTGGTGCAAGCGTCCATGGCCAAGCTGTTCGCCTCGGAAATGGCCGAAAAAGTCTGCTCCATGGCGTTGCAAACCCTGGGCGGTTACGGTTACCTCAACGACTTCCCGCTGGAGCGCATCTACCGCGACGTGCGAGTCTGCCAGATCTATGAAGGCACCAGTGACATTCAGCGCATGGTCATTTCGCGCAATCTTTGA
- a CDS encoding acetyl-CoA C-acyltransferase, whose product MSHDPIVIVSAVRTPMGGFQGELKSLSAPQLGAAAIKAAVERAGIAPDAVEEVLFGCVLAAGQGQAPARQAALGAGLDKSTRCTTLNKMCGSGMEAAILAHDMLVAGSAEVVVAGGMESMSNAPYLLDRARSGYRMGHGKVLDHMFLDGLEDAYDKGRLMGTFAEDCAEANGFSREAQDAFAIASTTRAQQAIKDGSFHAEIVPLQVMVGKEQVTVCHDEQPPKARLDKIASLKPAFREGGTVTAANASSISDGAAALVLMRQSQARERGLKPLAVIHGHAAFADTPSLFPTAPIGAVKKLMNKTGWSLDDVELFEINEAFAVVALATMGKLEIPHDKVNVHGGACALGHPIGASGARILVTLLSALRQKGLKRGVAAICIGGGEATAMAVECLY is encoded by the coding sequence ATGTCCCACGATCCGATTGTTATTGTCAGCGCCGTTCGCACTCCCATGGGCGGCTTTCAAGGTGAACTGAAAAGCCTCAGCGCCCCGCAACTGGGAGCCGCCGCCATCAAAGCTGCCGTGGAGCGGGCCGGCATTGCGCCTGATGCGGTTGAAGAAGTGCTGTTCGGTTGTGTGCTCGCGGCCGGCCAGGGCCAGGCCCCGGCGCGCCAGGCCGCACTGGGGGCCGGGCTCGATAAATCTACCCGCTGCACCACGCTCAACAAGATGTGCGGTTCGGGCATGGAAGCGGCGATCCTCGCCCATGACATGCTCGTCGCCGGGAGCGCCGAGGTGGTCGTGGCTGGCGGTATGGAAAGCATGTCCAACGCGCCATACCTGCTCGATCGGGCTCGTAGCGGCTACCGAATGGGCCACGGCAAGGTGCTCGACCATATGTTCCTCGATGGCCTGGAAGATGCCTACGACAAGGGCCGCCTGATGGGCACCTTTGCCGAAGACTGCGCTGAGGCCAACGGTTTCAGCCGTGAAGCCCAGGATGCCTTCGCCATCGCTTCCACCACCCGTGCCCAACAGGCGATCAAGGACGGCAGTTTCCACGCCGAGATCGTGCCGTTGCAGGTCATGGTCGGCAAGGAACAGGTCACCGTGTGCCACGACGAGCAGCCGCCCAAGGCCCGTCTGGACAAGATCGCCTCGCTCAAACCGGCGTTCCGTGAGGGTGGGACGGTGACAGCGGCCAATGCCAGTTCCATCTCTGACGGTGCCGCAGCGCTGGTGCTGATGCGCCAGAGCCAGGCCCGGGAGCGAGGCTTGAAGCCGTTGGCGGTGATTCACGGCCACGCGGCATTTGCCGACACCCCGAGCTTGTTCCCCACTGCACCCATCGGCGCGGTGAAAAAACTGATGAACAAAACCGGTTGGTCGCTCGACGACGTGGAGCTGTTTGAAATCAACGAGGCTTTCGCGGTAGTGGCGTTGGCGACCATGGGCAAGCTGGAGATCCCCCACGACAAGGTCAACGTCCATGGCGGCGCCTGCGCATTGGGTCACCCCATCGGTGCGTCGGGCGCGCGGATCCTGGTGACGCTGCTTTCGGCCTTGCGCCAGAAAGGCCTCAAGCGTGGCGTTGCGGCCATCTGTATTGGTGGCGGCGAAGCCACGGCCATGGCTGTTGAATGCCTGTATTAA
- a CDS encoding SDR family NAD(P)-dependent oxidoreductase, protein MQIDNKIFLVSGGASGLGAATGEMLVKAGARVMLVDLNAEAVAAQAKKLGCQSVVADISDEAAAAAAVKATVDAFGGLNGLVNCAGIVRGEKILGKNGPHALASFSQVINVNLIGSFNLLRLAAAAISETEANADGERGVIINTASVAAFDGQIGQAAYAASKGAIASLTLPAARELARFGIRVMTIAPGIFETPMMAGMTPEVRDSLAAGVPFPPRLGKPAEYAALVRHIIENSMLNGEVIRLDGALRMAAK, encoded by the coding sequence ATGCAGATCGACAACAAGATTTTCCTCGTCAGCGGCGGCGCGTCCGGGCTCGGCGCGGCCACCGGCGAGATGCTGGTCAAGGCCGGTGCCAGGGTGATGCTGGTGGATCTCAACGCCGAAGCCGTGGCTGCTCAGGCAAAAAAACTTGGCTGCCAGAGCGTGGTGGCGGATATCAGTGACGAGGCGGCTGCGGCAGCGGCGGTCAAGGCCACCGTGGATGCGTTCGGTGGCCTCAACGGCCTGGTGAACTGCGCCGGCATCGTGCGCGGCGAGAAGATCCTCGGCAAGAACGGCCCGCACGCGCTGGCCAGCTTCAGTCAGGTGATCAACGTCAACCTGATTGGCAGCTTCAATCTGTTGCGTCTGGCCGCCGCCGCCATCAGCGAAACCGAGGCCAATGCCGACGGCGAGCGTGGCGTGATCATCAACACCGCTTCGGTGGCGGCGTTCGACGGCCAGATCGGTCAGGCGGCTTACGCGGCGTCCAAGGGCGCCATCGCCAGCCTGACTCTGCCGGCTGCCCGGGAACTGGCGCGCTTCGGTATCCGCGTGATGACCATCGCCCCGGGCATTTTCGAAACCCCGATGATGGCCGGTATGACGCCTGAAGTACGCGATTCCCTGGCTGCTGGCGTTCCATTTCCACCGCGTCTGGGCAAACCGGCCGAGTACGCGGCGCTGGTCAGGCATATCATTGAAAACAGCATGCTCAACGGCGAGGTGATCCGTCTCGACGGCGCCTTGCGTATGGCCGCCAAGTAG